The Ornithodoros turicata isolate Travis unplaced genomic scaffold, ASM3712646v1 ctg00001050.1, whole genome shotgun sequence genomic sequence TGCCGAACAAAGCACACTTCCTCCAACTCGTCTCGGACTGTGTGTAATGTAGTGCTCTTCTGAGGACACTCTCGGTAACTGAAGGTCATGGTCAGCGTGTGTGTGCCATTTAAAATGCCCCGTCATTGGTGTGACCATTTGAGGACTGACAAAATTGTGTGACACCGCTGGTAATTGCTTAGTGGTTACTGAACTCTTCACTTTGCTCTCTTTTCCAGCcagtgccttctttttttttttcttaaatttttTTATCGtaattttttctttcgtttttttcttccccATTTTTCGTGGTGGCACCGACAGCGAGCCATGGAGAACGCTACAGACAACAGCCAGACGAACCTCATTATCAACTACCTGCCCCAGACGCTGACAGATGAAGAGTTCCGCAACCTGTTTGTCAGCATAGGCCCTGTGAAGTCGAGCAAGATCGTGCGACACAAGGCAACTGGATACAGCTACGGCTTTGGCTTTGTCGACTACCAGACCATCGCAGATGCAGCACGGGCCGTGGAGACTCTCAACGGCCTCCAGCTTCAGAATAAGAAGATCAAGGTGGCGTACGCCCGGCCAGGAGGCGAGACGATCAAGCATGCCAATCTCTACATACGGGGCATTCCCAAGCATTATCCTGCAGAGCAGGCAGAAAAACTCTTTGCGGATTTCGGCAAACTAATCCAGTTCCGTGTCCTTCGCGACGAGACGGGTACCAACAAGGGGGTGGCGTTTGCGCTGTACGACTTGCGTGAAAATGCAGAGGCCGCCATGGCTACGCTGACTGGTCAGACCCTCCCAGGTGCAACGGAGCCCCTCCTGGTGAAGTTTGCGGAAGACAACGCCAAGAAGCTGCGTCCCCCACTGCGTGCTCCTGTGGCAGGGGGAGGACCGATGAGGGGGGCTCAGGGGCGGTACCGTTATAATCCACTAACGGGTTCATACAGCTACCCGATGGCAGGAGGAGCTCCGGAGGGAGGTCACGTGCTGTTCGTCTACAACATTGGGGCGGACACGGACGAGAAATCGCTCTGGCAGCTCTTCGCCCAATACGGGTCTGTGACCAAGGTGAACATCATTCGTGACACGGCCACAGGGCTAAGTAAGGGCTTCGGTTTTGTTACCATGGCCAACTACCAGGACTGCGTGTGGGCCATTGAGGCACTCAATGGATTTCGTTATGCTGGGCGTCCTTTGCAGGTGTCGTTCAAGCAGCCCAAGTAGGACGGGGGTTTCTCATGGCGCGAGGCTAGGGCATGCCCTGCCCGCAGCGCGCGCTAGCAGGGGCTCAGATCAGGGCTTTTTCCCGGGGGACATTGTGGGGGATGTTGTGTTGTTTTGTTGTATCAAATGTGTACATCGAGAAGTGCCCCATCATGCATTACAATGCTCTGCATAATAAAAACATGCCACATGATTTTTGTTGGTTGTTCCTCTTGAAGAAGGtagcgaggaaaaaaaaaactttctctGCTACCATATAAGATAAACGTGTTCAGAAATCTTTACCCCATTTTGTGGAGTTCTGTGGCATGGCTGCTGTAGTCGCGGGCGAGGGTCATGAAATTTCGTGCCACAGTGGGAAATTCACGAACTGAAACACGCGAGCATGTGCATAGCGAGCAGCATTTTATAGTTCTTGAAGGGAGCCTGAGCTCCATTTAGCGAAGCTTACGACGCGGGTGACGCGTGTCAAGACTGCGCTGGCGGGCTACGCCCAATCTGTCGGTCATTGGAGTTGCAGACGGCAGCGCCGCGAACGGCGATGGGCGATGTCTGTCTGACGACGTATTCTCCGCATCGTGGAGGTATGTGTGCATGGATGTAGGTGCGGCGACCTCTGAGTCTATGTGAACCCATAGATTGGGAGGACTATGCGCATCGCTGGTCTCTTCGTCTGTTCAGCGTTCACGTTTTCGTACGCCGCTTTACTATGTCAAAGTCTACACATCAGGCCAGGTGAGTTGAAGGGCAGCACCCTGTAACTGAATCGTGTTTACAAAAACTAAGAGGGCTTCAAAATCACGCAGGAAAAAAAGTTTTTTGCAACAGAAATATGAGGAACATTATTGTCCCGTGTGCATAAAAAGCGATCCGAAGTTGTATCCGGGCTGTTTAAAGTTTAGACACTTCcaaaaaaggagagaagaaaCCCAAAGGAAGCTGGCCTTCACGAAATGTGCAGATGCATTTGTGCCTGTCTCGAAAAGTGTATTCCTCGAGGTTTCCTTTTTCTCCGCACACTTGAGCCTTGACCTCAAAACGACGACGCTGTTTTGTAGCAGTTACTGCTTGGCATCGTGTCCTCCAGTTTGTCAAGTTTTTGAAGAAGCAAATGTCATGCTTCGATATAGTGTTGCCTAAAATAGTGACTGGCTATCCTGGGCGACGCACGTGCTTAACaccgaagaagaaaaagaaaacaatatcGGCTGTATAACTGCTGTCACTAAAGTGACAGCATCAAGTTTATTGAGAAGTTGTCACGCGGATGGGTTGGAACAGTTTCGCTTAGCATTTTTGTCAAAGGAGTAAGGACTACAAGTAAATTATGTTTCTACTTTTATGGAGTGCACTATGGTTCACCTGCAATTCCTTTTCTTGCCGACGAGTGTACGTCCTCTAGAAAATCGATCCTTTAATTGCCACTCCACTGGCATGAATCTTGAAATTCATCGAAATGTATCTGTTTGCTTCATAACTGGTGTGTTGATACTCGTCTCCTGATTCCTCTAACTTTCGTACTTGTAACACGTAACTTATTCAACTTGTTAGTGTTGTCATCACTACTACTACACCACCTGATTGTAAATTAATATACTATTAATAGTAGATAATTATACTGACATAAAATTGACTAGGTTCTCCCGTTGATGGCTGCATTAGCAGGGAGCGGCAAGCATAGTGCCCTCACGACTGTTTGTTAATTTATAAAAGTATTATTTCTTTGACATTAATCTTTGACATTGCCCTGTTGGCTCGAGCTAACATTATAAATTGATTCAAGTGTGGAGTAGCCATGTTCAGACAGAGCTTTGTTTTCTTCCTATGCACCTAATTCATTTCACACGGTTGAAggaaattataattaaaaaaaggtTAGATGTTATGCATGTTGCTGCATCAGCGATGCAACAACTACACTTGCTTTTGCAGCCCTGTGAGGTGACAACAATGACAAAATATTGCCTTTCCGTTGATCAGTTTTGGGAACTGAGTTAATTAATGTACAGTGAATTTGAGAGCCTGTTCTCCAAAAAGCTTGGTCTGCGTCATCGACAAGAACTTTTGGTCAGTTTCCCATTGTGCAGCATTTTGGTTGACTCTGCTGTTGCATTTTGACTGACTCTGCCATTGCAAAAAATAAGTAGAACCCAACATTTCCTTGTTTTGGGCTGAATGTTGCTCTGCAAATCGTGCGTCACTCCAGTGTGAGCATCGTATGATGCAGAGCCAGAAAAAGGATGAGAGAACTGCAGCACATCGTTTTTTgctcttttttctgtttttcttttctttgccatTGTTATCTCCTTTCACAGCACTTGCATTATAATGCATTGTCAGACAAAGCAACGAAAACACAGTACTCTTAGAATAAATGGAGTTACTACTACTCATGTTCTGTTGAAAAATTTGGCTTTGTGAATTCTTGAATGCATTTCTAGGAGATTAAATGAAAGCTGAAACTGTAGGAGTACCTCCCCACAAGGTAGCAGTGATAAGCAAGAGCCTCATAACTTGAAGCTGTAAGAGTAGGGAGTGTCTGACATGCAGCACTGAGATAATATTTTGTAGTACATGAGAATATGTATTTCTCAATTTTTGGAGCACGTGCCTTTTATGATGCGAGTACCTTCTGTGGAAAGCTTCGTTAGGTCGCTTATCATAAGTAGCAGGAGATATACGGGAGATGTACAGTGTTAATATACAAAGATCTTAAAGGCCATCTCtgacattaaagaaacaagttcCATATCATGCAAAGATGTCAAGTTACCAGAGCTGCATTTGCACCAAGATATGCCTGATATACCCATGTCTCTGCATATTACAGGAACTTGATAACACTATGCAAACACAAGTATGGGTTCTAGCAGGGCCATCCCACGATTTATGCACTCTTTCTTTTTGTCAATGAATATGGGAGGTCTAATATTGAACCGCTTTTCAGATGAAGCTATTATTTGCCAATATAGATGGCTTACCCGATTGCTTCCTATATTTTTGCTCCAAAAGGAATATATATCTTAGATAGCTTTGAAGGTAGGCTTCTTGCACCCAGTATCCGGTTGAAGTTGAAGCCGAGCTTGGGCACACACTGTGGGGTAAAAGGCAAACACCAAGCAGCTCACTCTGCATTTTTCTGTACCTGAGCAAGGCATTTAATTGTACAAATAGTAATATTCATTTATCAAAATTGAACTCCTATGGAGTCTGCTGTGGTATCCCCCAGCAGCTTATCAAATCTTATCTTTCCAAGAGAGCACAATTTGTTTTCTTAAAATAAGGAACGTCGTCCACCTTACCCCTGACAGCATGCGTTCCACAAGGGAGCATATTTTAACTGCTTCTTTTTAATCGCTTTGTACACAACATTGTTCATTTGCATGGAGAAGCTGTattcattatacagggtgttttttaattgttacagaatttttattaaaaaagctaccagagcaaaatagatgccgcttTAGCAggtgagttatacggccagccGAACTACttgtaggacagcgtatgcaactactgaACGACGAATTAGCTAAAATTCGTTagttaacttattaattagatgttttctgggaaatgcacGATAGcggaattggagccagtcattattcaaatccatcgtccttattaaacaccctgagaagcaAAATGTAGCtcgagatataaattgccaaattttgctatgcaaatgagccgagaccagaactacgcacttgagcgcagaaagagcgacatgtaatccatgtgagatggccacgtgctttggagcgatggagctgattggagtaggcgcttaCCTCTTGGCCAGATAGACTGCTATCTGTCTCAGATAAGTTTATCAGTCAGTTTTATTGACTTGTCCATAAACAGCGTGATGGCCTtctaatatttatttatttcttagcGCCCAGCAACAGCAATAATCCTTGGTACAGTGGTAATATGGTACAATGGTCAAAAGGGCTTTGAGCGCTGAAACtttggacaccatcggactccaATCGTTATTGTGAGGGGGCTCTGTATTTTataccccacatccccaccagcaatggggtagagtatcgcctctggtgatgaacctccccactctccttctgaaaataaagttgttgttgttggtacgTACAAAACAGTGGAAAATTAATTCGTTCAATATTGTACAATCAAAACTGTGAATGGCACAAATTTGATTATTATAAGGACGCTGCACACTGGCCAGGGGACTCAATGGGCAAAATCTTGGAACATTAAAAACACGACACTGACTGAAAAACCTCAGTGGTGCGTGAAAACTAATGGATTCAATCAAGCACTGGCTATAGGCTTAtataaggcgaaggtcgcatTGTTTCTGCTCGaaaagttctggtttcggctcatttgcatagcgcaATTTGACAATTTATCTCAAAGTATGTTTGCTTCACAGGGCATTTAATATGGACTGTGGATTTGGATAATGACTGACTCCAGTTCTGATATCTCGCATTTCCTAGGAAACGTCTAATTAAtacgttaattaatgaattttagctaattggTCGTCCAGTAGCTGCATACTCCACCCTACAGGATGTttgcctggccgtataacccacctgctaaaacggcatctattttgctcttctagttttttaaataaaatttctataACGAATTGAAAAACACCCTATATATGCTGACGACGACGATCCTTCTACGTGGGCATCTAGAATGTGGCATAATTTCTAGAGGTAATGCCATACTCGAAAAAATTTGGTTATGTTATGTACTCTATGGAGCCCTCGCGTATAAATGCGAACAAAACAAAAGCTGTAATTTTTAGACCTAAAAGCAAATATGTCTAAATAAAACATCTACTTACTTATTCTTAGGCCTTCTCGTTACTTATATTTAAAAATCGGCTATGTAAATAACATTAAGTCTCAGTGTAGTTTCCTGTTCCGACATGTCATGGAAGGATCCCATCCAACACTAGTGACAAAATTATGCGAAGTATCTAGTATATTCAACAGGTATAGGTTTATTTTACCAGTACATATAAAAATTATGCTGTACGGTAGCATATTTATCCCCTCCTTTGGCACGGCACAGTAGTGCGGAGTACAACGTCCCAAAGAAATCGACAAAAAATacaagtacagtgaaccctcgttagtaTTACCCCCGATAATCTGTCATGCTCGCTTTACGACCAGTTTTCTGGGGAACCGTTTCGCCACCACGTAAGTCCACCTCGTTAGTACGACAATTCGCTTATCCGACAATGACCGAGATTTGTGCCATGAGTAGGGCCAAACATGCGTATTATCCTCTCGTTATTTTGACCGCGGCACTTGACCCTCAGACTAGCCCCAGGAGCGGCTACCTGTACCTCCGGCAGAGGGCGACACGTGTTAAAGTAGGCCTACAAGGTTTTGGATGATTTCTgatgttgttaacctcaagatTTCGCATAGCGCTTCTCGAATTGCCAAAGTGCTGAAGTGCAAAGTGCTGATGGGGTGCCTGATGGTGAGCTGAGTGGGCCTCCGCATGTCACTGCGAAAGAGACGAGAAGCACTAAAGGTTGTACTGTTATTCTTTGAGCAATAGAAGGACATCAGGACATTTATAACGAGCTCACAATTGATGGTGCTATTGTCCTTTTAGAAAACTGATAATTACCGATAATTGTTCCGAGTAGACATTGGTAACAGACTTTTTCAGGAAATAAATCATCATAACTACGTGGGCTTTTGTTCTGTGTAGTGGTCTGTCCAGAGGGTGCGTTTCTAGttagcagacttgtgcgtaacgcgttactagtactTGCTTTACTTGTAAATAATTACTTGTTTTAGTAATTTTTTGAAtgatcagttactttactgtcaaagtaattttttgagtaaggATTTACTTTTCTGgataatcgattactcagtaattgattacttttccggcagaggtTAACTTATccttcagatgttctgccccaagtcaagcccctcatGATGTCAGCTTTTGTTGGGCCATTCTAACTATGGAAGACGAAAATCCAAAAGGGCTGCCAGGTACACATACACAGGGagaaaaaaggggggaactggtgtaccgaagaggggagcaaagaaagggagggggggggggggtgatgtttCGAGCGAAAGTTTCTTCTTCAGACTAGAGGTATGGAAAGTGGGTTCCTATTCTGCCCCTCTAGTCTGAAGAAGAGCTTTCGCTCGAAACGTTTCCCCTCCTCCCCCCCTTTTCTTTGCTCCCCTCTTTGGTACACCggttcccccctttttttcacCCATTACCAGGCACCACCTTCCAGGCACCATCACCATACTATACCAGGCAGAGGTCATTGGGATAACGTTCTGGAACTTCAGGTTCTCTCTAACTAATCTCTTCCGACACCAatgtggtggtacctgaagctttggaggtttagtgagtcatagGGGTGTTCCAGGCAATGCTCTTCCGTgctcgggtcaacgtcttcctgGGCGATAAATACAGCAGACATACAGATGTACTTGTAcgcttttgtttttcgtgttatttcagctgttccgctgttgaactttTTTTGTGTTTGGTGCTGAGGCACACGAAGActggtataatttgcgtgaatgcagagtaacgacgtATTAACGAGTCCTGAAACATATTTAGTATGCCTAATaataaaagatgaaagtcaactgaaaaggttagccagctgtaggagtcgaacccacatcttctggattgccggtccagggctctaccaattgagctaagctaacacgccttctcagtgacttccagggtgcgtcatctgaagggacaaaccagccactctctctcactcatcctcctttcctcctattgaggctttgtatgtatttgtcccttctatgttgttccagcctcagaacatcagttctcttatGCCTAATAAGGGCCATATTACTCCCTTATACTAGAAATGCAATGTTCTTAAATCTACCGCATTATACAGATATTGCGTACTTCGTTTTTACatttgaggcaagaaaataggcaCCTCTTCACCTTGCCCATTTCTTGTTGTTCCTTTCTTCATTGCAAGAACGTCTTGCGATCTGCACTCTTAGGACAGCAACTCCGTTGTTTTGACCACAATGCAGGATAAACCTTGGATTTCACTGTCCCTTATCAGCTTTCCAATCTATTAAATGATATTGCATGTAGCAATATTAACAATATAAAGTTATCTAGGCAGAAagaattatttttgttttatgAGTAGCATGCCTCATTATTCGTATATCTGGCACAGCCTTCGTGATTAACGTAAATAGTGTAGGCATGCGCAAAATTCGAATTTTTCAAATAACGAAGCGAATAGCAGTATatttgattggaatttgtaatcAAGTATGGAATTCTATATTCGGATTTCGAATCGAATCTatgtttcttccaaactgaATATATTCGAATAGTTCCAACGCTGCACACTGAGGGCCAAAAACCGCACAAGAGGGCAGAAGACAACGTGAGCGCTACATCATAATGCTGTACACATGTTTATATCTGTGGACATGCTGCATGTATATCTGGTCCAGTTATACGACTTCACTTAATCTTCGCTTCGGTTACTTGTCTGTTTGCTTCGTATTCACTTTGGTTTTAAAATAGTTATTTACACATGTCTAAAATAGTGCATGTTgcagtttttttgttgttgtttttttcgttccttttctgtcttttttggTCATTCTCTCATTCAATTGTGTCGCTATTTCAGTTCCAGTTGTGTGTCTGTTTTTCATGTATGGGGGCTGAAGCTAGTCCAGCCTTTCATGGCTTTTTGACTTTTGCTTCCACCACATTTGCGGTGGGAAATAGATTATATTACATTTTATGCTGATGATACTGGAGTCATATTCAACCACTGGCTGGCCGAGTTAATGCACTAAAGCATCCTTTTGGGCTTGTCGGCAATGCACCACTGCTGATACACCCCTCTCTTAATTGCCCTCCAAATTACCGGAAAGTATAAGTGGTGCGAAATGGCTGGCAGTGCCACCAGCATTTGTTAATGATGCACTTTAGACATGGTAAGTGTTATTTTCATGATTGCATATACTAATTGCACATCCCTTACATATTGTATATTTTTTAGTACTAACAACTCTTTTTAGTACTGTCATTGCACTAGAGATGTACTTCCATTCATAATTTGGTGTGCTCTAGGAAGTTAAGGCAACTGGACTGTTTTGATTCAACTTCCTTTAACTAAAGCGATAAATGAagatatgcagggtgcttttttatCCCCAGCAGATTttaaaaaaagctacgagagcagtatggatgccatttttgcagttgagctatGCAGTTAGGCAGACATCCTACAGAAGAGAGAGTATATAACTACAACAAGGTGGAGGcttggggtagtttgtatcttgACAAGGTTGACATAATGCAGCACTACCGACCAGGGACAAACACACTGTGTTTGTCCCTGGTCTATAGTGCTGCATTATGTCAACCTTGTATAACTACAAGAtagctaattacctaaaattaattaatgatcTCTTTAATTAGGGTTTTTTGGGTAGAAGTGATAttgcagaatgggagacaatcatTGTCGAAATCCGCTCttgtttttaaaaatcctgaaaggAGCACATGCATTGAAATATCCATAGCCGAATTTTGCTATATAAGATATGAGGGGCACATTGGCAGGGTATGGCTCTTTTGAGCTAAATATATTTCGCAAACCTTGTGCATTAAAATTGGGCACAGTTGTTTGTGgagtaaagccacgaattattgtcaattattgttattattaaaaCTGGGTGACATTTTCTTAAACTTGTAATTCAGGCTACCTACACTTTCAGGCGTTACTGGCTTTGAACGAAGGGCCAATTTGGTAAGCATTGGTGCATGCATTGGTTCGATGGCAAGCATTGCACCAAACCACACTTACCTTATGCGCATGTGACAAAATTGTGCATTTTGTATGTGGATCCAATTAAACTGTTATATTCGACAGCAATAGTTGTTCGTTCAATACATGCTGGGAGTGGTCAGCCTACGGGGACCCAGATTTAAGCTCTAAATTGGATTTGTGTCAAATGTAGCAGGTCCATGCATGTTGCACGTACGCCTGTATGCATTCTTTAAAAGAGCTAAAAAGCACTTAAAGGACTGTTTCAGTAC encodes the following:
- the LOC135376175 gene encoding ELAV-like protein 1, which gives rise to MENATDNSQTNLIINYLPQTLTDEEFRNLFVSIGPVKSSKIVRHKATGYSYGFGFVDYQTIADAARAVETLNGLQLQNKKIKVAYARPGGETIKHANLYIRGIPKHYPAEQAEKLFADFGKLIQFRVLRDETGTNKGVAFALYDLRENAEAAMATLTGQTLPGATEPLLVKFAEDNAKKLRPPLRAPVAGGGPMRGAQGRYRYNPLTGSYSYPMAGGAPEGGHVLFVYNIGADTDEKSLWQLFAQYGSVTKVNIIRDTATGLSKGFGFVTMANYQDCVWAIEALNGFRYAGRPLQVSFKQPK